The proteins below are encoded in one region of Micromonospora sp. DSM 45708:
- a CDS encoding FAD-binding oxidoreductase, protein MFFSTLGQIVAGRGDPAGRRAALAVMGRMYRRFDLQPYHDTVIAAAVVDTVRRFAGASWVPEQAGQWEKGCRQALRLSERAAGTLGDGPDVTVAEVVGCEAAADGVAVVTVLPVRRLRFLSGQAVPVCTPRLAGRWRWLSPANAPRADGTVEFHVRAVAGGAVSPVLVEQVVPGEMLWLGPPLDVGLSLKCAGDADLLLAAGGTGLAPLRALVEQVAGSPVRRRVTLVVGSRTLLDLYDAVALDKLQQAHGDWLTVVLAFSDDPDVEPVVQGNLLSVAMYHHRPGQAVYVCGPPRLMEAARQWLPLAGVASDELHLAMTFDHALETARWMLSHRASPLTGPQEDGPAGSAASGMAGDAT, encoded by the coding sequence ATGTTCTTCTCGACTCTCGGTCAGATCGTGGCCGGTCGGGGAGACCCGGCGGGTCGGCGTGCCGCTTTGGCGGTGATGGGTCGGATGTATCGAAGGTTCGACTTGCAGCCGTATCACGACACGGTGATCGCTGCGGCGGTGGTGGACACGGTACGGCGGTTCGCGGGTGCGAGCTGGGTTCCGGAACAGGCAGGACAGTGGGAGAAGGGTTGCCGTCAGGCGCTTCGTCTCAGTGAGCGGGCGGCGGGGACGTTGGGTGATGGACCCGATGTGACGGTGGCCGAGGTGGTGGGGTGCGAGGCGGCGGCCGATGGGGTAGCGGTCGTGACCGTGTTGCCGGTACGCCGTCTCCGCTTTCTGTCTGGTCAGGCGGTTCCTGTATGCACGCCGCGCCTTGCGGGGCGGTGGAGGTGGTTGTCGCCGGCGAATGCTCCTCGCGCTGACGGGACGGTGGAGTTTCACGTACGCGCGGTTGCGGGCGGTGCGGTCTCGCCGGTGCTGGTTGAGCAGGTGGTTCCGGGGGAGATGCTGTGGTTGGGGCCGCCGTTGGATGTGGGGTTGTCGCTGAAGTGTGCTGGTGACGCTGACCTGTTGTTGGCGGCGGGCGGTACGGGTCTCGCGCCGTTGCGGGCGTTGGTGGAGCAGGTGGCTGGCTCGCCGGTCCGGCGTCGGGTGACGTTGGTGGTTGGTTCTCGGACGCTGCTTGATTTGTACGACGCGGTGGCGTTGGACAAGTTGCAGCAGGCGCATGGTGACTGGTTGACGGTGGTGTTGGCGTTCTCCGACGACCCGGATGTGGAGCCGGTCGTGCAGGGCAACCTGCTCAGCGTCGCGATGTATCACCACCGGCCGGGGCAGGCGGTGTACGTCTGTGGTCCGCCGCGGTTGATGGAGGCGGCGCGGCAGTGGCTGCCCTTGGCGGGGGTGGCGTCGGACGAGTTGCACCTGGCCATGACCTTCGATCACGCGCTCGAAACGGCTCGGTGGATGCTGAGCCACCGTGCGTCGCCCTTGACCGGGCCGCAGGAGGACGGGCCTGCCGGTAGCGCCGCGAGCGGCATGGCCGGAGACGCGACATGA
- a CDS encoding N-acetyltransferase, which produces MTPARTIARAGMVRRATSEDTDALSEIIAYGLLAQPTAAWLVPDRAARAAVLRRYARLVLERAMLEGQVDTLDGAEAVAVWYSRVEPPAPVDAWGCDLQKVLGPYASPFALLHVYVDALTPHTPHHLLAHLAVRPGQRGAARALLTAYHHRLDADGLPAYAEVSGAQPRESVFARLGYEVRSPVLLEPGGPMLWRMWRPGSTGRRSDGLPCRVRTHRFTTPTPRSAVSATSPRSP; this is translated from the coding sequence ATGACGCCGGCGCGGACGATCGCACGCGCCGGAATGGTCCGTCGCGCGACCAGCGAGGACACCGACGCTTTGTCCGAGATCATCGCGTACGGATTGCTGGCGCAACCGACGGCCGCTTGGCTGGTTCCGGACAGGGCTGCGCGTGCTGCGGTGCTGCGCCGCTACGCACGTCTCGTTCTTGAGCGCGCGATGTTGGAGGGCCAGGTCGACACTCTCGACGGCGCCGAGGCGGTGGCGGTCTGGTACTCGCGGGTAGAGCCGCCAGCGCCGGTTGACGCCTGGGGGTGTGACCTGCAGAAGGTGCTCGGCCCGTACGCATCCCCGTTCGCGCTGCTGCATGTCTACGTTGACGCGCTGACGCCGCATACGCCGCACCATCTCCTCGCCCACCTCGCGGTCCGCCCCGGCCAGCGTGGTGCCGCGCGAGCGCTGCTGACGGCGTACCACCACCGCTTGGATGCGGACGGGTTGCCGGCGTACGCCGAGGTGAGCGGTGCCCAGCCGCGCGAGAGCGTATTTGCTCGGCTGGGGTATGAGGTGCGGTCGCCGGTCTTGTTGGAGCCCGGCGGCCCGATGCTGTGGCGGATGTGGCGACCCGGGTCTACGGGCCGGCGCTCCGATGGGCTGCCGTGCCGGGTTCGTACGCACCGCTTTACGACGCCGACGCCCCGCAGCGCGGTGTCGGCGACCTCACCTCGTTCTCCCTAG
- a CDS encoding APC family permease: MQVALARRTLSPAGLWVSGAAASAPMVVLAGGIVATYATTRITALPLVFVLVAGVVALLAVGYTAMARQVGHPAAYYSILAHGLGRGWGVAAGLVALVAYNCIQISLYGLLGATLAGQFGGAWWVWAGLAVAVVGAFGVRAIVLSTRVLTGVLVASLLVVAAFIVAGVGQPANGGLSWAGFDASGLTVGGVGGAVAFCVAAFMGIDAPGSMVEEAVDRRSVGRAAVGAVLVLGGVYALAAWAMSVAVGPPLVGEVAADPTGGLPFSILERLGGGWVPAAELVLVLAIVTSKLVFHNVVARYVFGMAREGVLPAGLARTGSTTRVSAPRGGSLVQTVIAAVVVGAFALGGADPIAVVFTWLSALGAMGLLCLLLAASVAALTASADLRGPRAGVWEWRIAPALGVAGGLILLGVMVGNAGSLLGAAPGSLYPLLLPVILVAFAVAGAVWAAHLRQARPEVYAGIGRGTPKTNAVPDAISVSI, from the coding sequence GTGCAGGTCGCGCTCGCGCGACGGACGTTGAGCCCGGCGGGGTTGTGGGTGTCCGGCGCGGCGGCGTCGGCGCCGATGGTGGTGCTCGCCGGAGGCATCGTGGCTACGTACGCGACGACGCGGATAACGGCTCTGCCGCTGGTGTTCGTGCTCGTCGCCGGGGTGGTGGCGTTGCTGGCGGTGGGGTACACGGCAATGGCCCGGCAGGTGGGGCACCCGGCGGCTTACTACAGCATCCTCGCCCACGGCCTCGGTCGTGGCTGGGGTGTCGCCGCCGGCTTGGTCGCGCTGGTTGCTTACAACTGCATTCAGATCAGCCTGTACGGGCTGCTGGGGGCAACGCTCGCCGGTCAGTTCGGCGGGGCGTGGTGGGTGTGGGCGGGTCTGGCCGTGGCCGTGGTCGGGGCGTTCGGGGTGCGCGCGATCGTGCTGTCCACCCGCGTCCTGACGGGCGTGCTGGTGGCGTCGCTGCTGGTCGTCGCCGCGTTCATCGTCGCCGGGGTGGGGCAACCGGCGAACGGCGGGTTGTCCTGGGCGGGTTTCGACGCCTCCGGACTGACGGTCGGCGGCGTGGGCGGGGCGGTGGCGTTCTGCGTGGCCGCGTTCATGGGCATTGACGCGCCGGGCTCGATGGTCGAGGAGGCCGTAGACCGCCGGTCGGTGGGCCGGGCCGCCGTCGGGGCGGTGCTCGTCCTCGGCGGTGTGTATGCGCTCGCCGCGTGGGCCATGAGCGTCGCCGTTGGGCCCCCTCTCGTTGGTGAGGTGGCCGCCGATCCGACCGGGGGATTGCCGTTCTCCATCCTGGAGCGGCTCGGTGGCGGATGGGTTCCGGCAGCTGAGCTGGTCCTGGTTCTCGCGATCGTCACCTCGAAGCTGGTCTTCCACAACGTGGTGGCTCGGTACGTGTTCGGCATGGCCCGCGAGGGCGTCCTACCCGCCGGGCTCGCGCGCACCGGCAGCACGACTCGGGTCAGTGCCCCACGCGGCGGCTCGCTCGTGCAGACGGTGATCGCCGCAGTGGTGGTCGGCGCGTTCGCCCTCGGCGGGGCCGACCCCATCGCGGTGGTGTTCACCTGGCTCTCCGCCTTGGGCGCGATGGGTCTGCTGTGCTTGTTGTTGGCCGCGTCGGTGGCGGCGCTGACCGCATCAGCGGACTTGCGCGGTCCGCGGGCCGGTGTGTGGGAGTGGCGTATCGCGCCAGCGCTGGGCGTGGCCGGCGGGCTGATCTTGCTTGGGGTGATGGTCGGCAACGCCGGCTCCTTGCTCGGTGCCGCGCCGGGGTCGCTGTATCCGCTGCTGCTGCCGGTGATCCTCGTCGCGTTCGCCGTTGCTGGCGCGGTGTGGGCGGCGCATCTACGGCAAGCCCGTCCGGAGGTCTACGCCGGCATCGGCCGAGGCACACCGAAGACGAACGCTGTTCCCGACGCGATCAGCGTCTCGATCTAA
- a CDS encoding histidine decarboxylase, translating to MTQTVNLTDAADLSCAPIDVAAVLEHLVREADAAATTSIGFPGAVDLDHTEVMTRLGGRLWNNIGDPADTGGVAHTRALERAVITWVADLVAMPADDRWGYVSSGGTESNLSALHAAHRRDATARIYYSTAGHYSVPKIVGLLGAKGVPVRAHADGEMDYTHLAEQLHRRRRWPAIVVATAGTTMTEAVDDPSRIRAILDDHHPGGHLHVDAALSGIPLALDGRLRLDNASRIGSIAISGHKFFGTPTPCGIVLMRDHLRPAGSRVAYTATADTTITGSRCGLSAALLWHAIAVHGREGHRWRTTEARRLAAYTTERLNTVGWPASRHPHAFTVVLPTPPQQVRRKWLLATDGDTSHLICMPGITPGVIDAFVADVAAASRLRSRPIPRPRPAPATPADACAH from the coding sequence GTGACCCAGACCGTGAACCTCACCGACGCTGCGGACCTGAGCTGCGCACCGATCGACGTAGCGGCCGTGCTGGAGCACCTCGTCCGCGAAGCCGACGCCGCGGCGACCACGAGCATCGGGTTCCCCGGCGCCGTGGACCTCGACCACACGGAGGTCATGACGCGTCTCGGCGGCAGGCTGTGGAACAACATCGGAGATCCCGCCGACACCGGCGGCGTGGCCCACACCCGAGCGCTGGAACGCGCGGTCATCACCTGGGTCGCGGACCTGGTCGCCATGCCCGCCGACGACCGGTGGGGCTACGTCAGCAGCGGCGGCACGGAAAGCAACCTGTCCGCCCTGCACGCCGCACACCGGCGCGATGCCACGGCGCGGATCTACTACTCGACCGCAGGCCACTACTCCGTGCCGAAAATCGTCGGTCTGCTCGGCGCGAAGGGTGTTCCGGTCCGGGCCCACGCCGATGGGGAGATGGACTACACCCACCTCGCCGAGCAGCTTCACCGGCGGCGCCGCTGGCCGGCGATCGTCGTCGCGACCGCCGGCACCACCATGACCGAGGCCGTCGACGACCCCAGCCGCATCCGCGCCATCCTCGACGACCACCACCCCGGCGGGCACCTGCACGTCGACGCCGCCCTGTCCGGCATTCCTCTCGCCCTGGACGGACGACTGCGCCTCGATAACGCCAGCAGAATCGGCAGCATCGCGATCAGTGGCCACAAGTTCTTCGGTACACCGACACCGTGCGGCATCGTCCTCATGCGCGATCATCTTCGCCCCGCCGGCTCTCGGGTGGCCTATACCGCCACGGCGGACACCACCATCACCGGCTCCCGCTGCGGCCTCTCGGCCGCGCTGCTGTGGCACGCCATCGCCGTGCACGGACGAGAAGGCCACCGCTGGCGGACCACCGAGGCCCGCCGGCTCGCCGCCTACACCACCGAGCGCCTCAACACCGTCGGCTGGCCCGCCTCGCGGCACCCGCACGCCTTCACCGTCGTCCTACCCACCCCGCCACAACAGGTACGCCGCAAATGGCTCCTGGCCACCGATGGCGACACCAGCCACCTGATCTGCATGCCCGGCATCACCCCGGGCGTGATCGACGCCTTTGTCGCCGATGTCGCCGCCGCTAGCCGACTGCGATCCAGACCGATTCCACGACCCCGGCCCGCGCCGGCAACACCCGCCGACGCCTGCGCGCACTAG
- a CDS encoding class II histone deacetylase → MTTGYVFHPEYLWHDTGTSAGLLPADPRAGVQPAVHVENPEAKRRVHELIHASGLLGELTVIEPRRATVEELQRVHTDAYIQHVKAQSDLRGGGGDAGDGFSPVGHGSYDIARLAAGGLIELVTAAAQGDITNGYALVRPPGHHATASQGMGFCLFNSIAVAARHAQTELGLARVAVVDWDAHHGNGTQAIFYDDPSVLTISLHQAGCFPPDSGWIHENGTGNGVGYALNVPLPPGSGHAAYLNTMTDVVLPALYCFSPDLILLANGFDAGVFDPLARQMLTAASYREMTRLLVGVADQLCHGRLIAAHEGGYSPFYTPYCALAFLEELAGTATHVTDPFAAVVAGYAAEPLTPRQRNVIYEASELLSRIQMTVPSA, encoded by the coding sequence ATGACCACCGGCTACGTCTTCCATCCCGAATACCTGTGGCACGACACCGGAACCAGCGCCGGTCTGCTGCCCGCCGACCCACGCGCCGGTGTCCAGCCCGCCGTGCACGTCGAGAACCCGGAGGCGAAACGACGCGTCCACGAGCTGATCCACGCCTCAGGACTGCTGGGCGAGCTGACGGTCATCGAGCCCCGGCGGGCCACCGTCGAGGAACTACAGCGCGTCCACACTGACGCCTACATCCAGCACGTCAAGGCCCAAAGCGACCTACGCGGCGGGGGAGGTGATGCCGGAGACGGCTTCTCTCCGGTCGGACACGGCAGCTACGACATCGCCCGCCTGGCCGCCGGAGGGCTGATCGAACTCGTCACCGCCGCCGCCCAGGGCGACATCACCAACGGCTACGCCCTCGTGCGCCCGCCCGGCCACCACGCCACCGCCAGCCAGGGAATGGGCTTCTGCCTATTCAACTCGATCGCCGTCGCCGCCCGCCATGCCCAGACCGAACTCGGGCTCGCGCGGGTCGCGGTCGTGGACTGGGACGCCCACCACGGCAACGGCACCCAAGCCATCTTCTACGACGACCCCAGCGTGCTCACGATCAGCCTCCACCAGGCCGGGTGTTTCCCACCCGACTCCGGCTGGATCCACGAGAACGGCACCGGCAACGGTGTCGGCTATGCCCTCAACGTGCCCCTGCCACCGGGCAGCGGCCACGCCGCCTACCTCAACACGATGACCGACGTCGTCCTGCCCGCCCTGTACTGCTTCTCCCCGGACCTGATCCTGCTCGCCAACGGCTTCGACGCTGGCGTGTTCGACCCCCTCGCCCGGCAGATGCTCACCGCCGCCTCCTACCGCGAGATGACCCGCCTGCTCGTCGGCGTCGCCGACCAGCTCTGCCACGGCCGGCTCATCGCCGCCCACGAAGGCGGCTACAGCCCCTTCTACACCCCCTACTGCGCACTGGCCTTCCTTGAAGAACTCGCCGGCACCGCCACCCACGTCACCGACCCTTTCGCCGCCGTCGTCGCCGGCTACGCCGCCGAACCCCTCACCCCCCGGCAACGCAACGTCATCTACGAGGCCTCGGAACTCCTGTCCCGCATCCAGATGACCGTCCCGTCCGCCTGA
- a CDS encoding class I SAM-dependent methyltransferase: MTRTQASQSPAPLQELLGPAIRHALERIPIRSGQRVLEIGAGTGELTTHLAGLVGPHGRVIAVDKDTSHLAPTAVIDVYLRTLDTVDLPGEPDTVDIAVARWLHGPLPDPDAVIRQTIDRLRPGSWLILADLPFTPARVFHLRGEDADLIQHLATMIYSLITGNGRPTWPHDITASLVAAGMNPVCTHRSVETWTGGSPGCRLIADAAEHFRPHLIQPELSHTDLDRFIKLMADPTVLLNSYERRTVRAHKPGTPRQPAAPATRAAEG; this comes from the coding sequence ATGACACGGACCCAAGCGTCGCAGTCGCCCGCGCCCCTACAGGAGCTGCTCGGCCCGGCAATCCGCCACGCCCTGGAACGTATCCCGATCCGGTCCGGTCAACGCGTGCTGGAGATCGGCGCCGGCACCGGCGAGCTGACCACCCATCTGGCCGGCCTCGTCGGCCCTCACGGCAGGGTCATCGCAGTCGACAAGGACACCAGCCACCTCGCGCCGACCGCCGTCATCGACGTCTACCTACGCACTCTCGACACCGTCGACCTGCCCGGCGAACCCGACACCGTCGACATCGCCGTCGCACGCTGGCTCCACGGCCCCCTGCCCGACCCGGACGCCGTAATCCGACAGACCATCGACCGGCTACGGCCCGGCAGCTGGCTGATCCTCGCCGACCTCCCTTTCACCCCTGCTCGGGTGTTCCACCTACGCGGCGAGGACGCCGACCTGATCCAACACCTCGCGACGATGATCTACAGCCTCATCACCGGCAACGGCCGCCCCACCTGGCCCCACGACATCACCGCTTCGCTCGTCGCCGCAGGCATGAATCCCGTGTGCACCCATCGCAGCGTCGAAACCTGGACCGGCGGCAGCCCCGGCTGCCGCCTTATCGCCGACGCGGCCGAACACTTCCGGCCACACCTAATCCAACCCGAACTCAGCCACACCGACCTCGACCGATTCATCAAGCTCATGGCCGACCCCACCGTGCTCCTCAACTCGTACGAACGCCGCACCGTGCGCGCCCACAAGCCGGGCACACCACGACAGCCCGCCGCCCCGGCCACACGGGCCGCCGAAGGCTGA
- a CDS encoding biotin synthase BioB has product MLDQNDIRTLLTLQGSEREELFAQARAARTDMYGDRVVVRAVIEVTNLCRVDCDFCPMRRSNTSTNDVFHQTPAEMIETAIGVRTLGVDVICLQGGEVPQTTKSVGAALPTICDLYDGRVELLLNLGNKTRAEYASLREQGATSYIIKHETSDADLYLRLRHEALTQRLACITDLLDLGYRVGSGMIIGLPGQSLDSIAHDILLCRDMGVHMMSAAPFVPAPDTPLAGAPAGDVDLTLNVLAAMRLAQPAWTIPSVSAMRARVEGGQRRGFDAGANVIVFNATPADFRNKYLIYGKNRKVSDYDYAMDVIADAGLTPGGSVFLTETRQP; this is encoded by the coding sequence GTGCTCGATCAAAACGACATCCGAACCCTGCTCACGCTGCAAGGCTCCGAACGAGAAGAACTGTTCGCCCAGGCCCGTGCAGCACGCACCGACATGTATGGCGACCGAGTCGTCGTACGCGCGGTCATCGAGGTGACGAACCTGTGCCGGGTCGACTGCGACTTCTGCCCGATGCGGCGCTCCAACACCAGCACCAACGATGTCTTCCACCAGACACCGGCCGAGATGATCGAGACGGCCATCGGCGTGCGCACCCTCGGCGTCGATGTGATCTGCCTACAGGGCGGGGAAGTCCCGCAGACGACCAAGTCGGTCGGCGCGGCGCTGCCCACCATCTGCGACCTCTACGACGGCCGGGTGGAACTGCTGCTCAACCTGGGCAACAAGACCCGCGCCGAGTACGCCAGCCTGCGCGAGCAGGGTGCGACGAGCTACATCATCAAACACGAGACATCAGACGCGGATCTGTACCTACGGCTGCGGCATGAGGCGCTCACCCAGCGGCTCGCGTGCATAACGGACCTGCTGGACCTGGGGTACCGGGTCGGCTCAGGGATGATTATCGGCTTGCCCGGTCAAAGCCTGGACAGCATCGCGCATGACATCCTGCTGTGCCGCGACATGGGCGTACACATGATGTCGGCGGCACCATTCGTGCCCGCACCGGACACGCCCTTGGCTGGCGCTCCTGCCGGTGACGTCGACCTGACGCTGAACGTGCTTGCCGCGATGCGGCTCGCGCAGCCCGCGTGGACGATTCCCTCGGTCAGCGCGATGCGCGCCAGAGTCGAAGGCGGCCAGCGTCGCGGATTCGACGCCGGGGCCAACGTCATCGTCTTCAACGCCACCCCGGCCGACTTCCGCAACAAGTATCTGATCTACGGCAAGAACCGGAAGGTGTCCGACTACGACTACGCCATGGACGTTATCGCTGACGCTGGGTTGACGCCAGGCGGCTCGGTGTTCCTGACCGAGACGCGGCAACCCTGA
- a CDS encoding SDR family NAD(P)-dependent oxidoreductase, with product MSVAIVTGSAGLIGSETARHFATLGLDVVGIDNDMRRYFFGKDGTTLPNAIKLINELGDRYTHLEHDIRDRDTLGKVFARYGKDIAVVVHAAGQPSHDWSVREPLTDFDVNAVGTVNMLEHTRTHCPDAAFIFTSTNKVYGDRPNQLPLIELDTRWEVEPGHEYADGITEAMPIDSCLHSIFGVGKVAADIAVQEYGRYFGLNTATFRCGTLTGPAHAAAELHGFLAYLMRCAMEQRTYRVFGYKGKQVRDAIHSHDLVTAFEAFLRAPRQGEVYNMGGGRHSHISLMEATTLAEKITGHKMITEYQEDNRVGDHIWWVGSTAKFANHYPNWKYDYDIEAILAEMYEVNRLTWIKRR from the coding sequence ATGAGCGTCGCCATCGTGACCGGCTCTGCCGGACTCATCGGCTCAGAAACCGCCCGGCACTTCGCCACCCTCGGCTTGGACGTCGTGGGCATCGACAACGACATGCGCCGGTATTTCTTCGGCAAGGACGGCACCACCCTGCCCAACGCCATCAAACTGATCAACGAACTCGGAGACCGGTACACCCACCTGGAACACGACATCCGCGACCGCGACACCCTCGGCAAGGTGTTCGCCCGCTACGGCAAAGACATCGCCGTCGTCGTGCACGCGGCCGGACAACCAAGCCACGACTGGTCGGTACGCGAACCACTGACCGACTTCGACGTCAACGCCGTCGGCACCGTCAACATGCTCGAACACACCCGCACCCACTGCCCCGACGCGGCGTTCATCTTCACCTCCACCAACAAGGTCTACGGCGACCGCCCCAACCAGCTTCCACTCATCGAGCTGGACACCCGCTGGGAAGTCGAACCCGGCCACGAATACGCCGACGGGATCACCGAGGCGATGCCCATCGACTCGTGCCTGCACTCGATCTTCGGCGTCGGCAAGGTCGCGGCGGACATCGCGGTACAGGAATACGGCCGGTACTTCGGCCTCAACACCGCCACATTCCGATGCGGCACCCTGACCGGCCCCGCGCACGCAGCTGCCGAGCTGCACGGGTTCCTGGCCTACCTCATGCGCTGCGCCATGGAGCAACGCACCTATCGGGTCTTCGGCTACAAAGGCAAGCAGGTCCGCGACGCGATTCACTCTCACGACCTCGTTACCGCGTTCGAGGCGTTCCTCCGCGCCCCGCGGCAAGGAGAGGTCTACAACATGGGCGGCGGACGGCACTCACACATCAGCCTGATGGAGGCGACGACACTCGCCGAGAAGATCACCGGCCACAAGATGATCACGGAGTACCAAGAGGACAATCGCGTCGGCGACCACATCTGGTGGGTCGGTAGCACGGCGAAGTTCGCCAACCACTACCCGAACTGGAAGTACGACTACGACATCGAGGCCATCCTGGCCGAGATGTATGAGGTCAACCGGCTGACGTGGATCAAGAGGCGCTGA
- a CDS encoding NUDIX domain-containing protein encodes MDVRVDARIAGVILVDPVGRLLLQRRDGNTRVDPYRWCLPGGNVDPGEDPLAAAHRELLEETGLKVEELLLFWQGLAPSAKFPGAVGEFSIFYAPTDATDGDVVCGEGAAMRFVDGVEVRSLEFGRAYGEIVPRFLDAPQYQELVSAS; translated from the coding sequence GTGGATGTACGAGTAGATGCACGTATCGCGGGTGTGATCTTGGTCGATCCGGTAGGTCGTCTGTTGTTGCAGCGGCGTGACGGCAACACTCGGGTGGACCCGTACCGCTGGTGCCTTCCCGGCGGCAACGTCGACCCGGGCGAAGATCCGCTGGCCGCCGCTCACCGTGAGTTGTTGGAGGAGACCGGCCTCAAGGTCGAGGAGCTGCTCCTGTTCTGGCAGGGCCTCGCTCCCTCGGCGAAGTTCCCTGGCGCGGTCGGCGAGTTCTCGATCTTCTACGCGCCGACCGACGCCACGGACGGGGATGTGGTGTGCGGGGAGGGCGCCGCGATGCGTTTCGTTGACGGCGTTGAGGTGCGCTCGCTGGAGTTCGGGCGGGCATATGGGGAGATCGTGCCGCGTTTCCTTGATGCCCCGCAGTACCAGGAACTGGTCAGCGCCTCTTGA
- the drmC gene encoding DISARM system phospholipase D-like protein DrmC: MSTDPYTALGAFLTAYEAQRLATVLQAGGTSGQALKEVHAARRGEARRLLLAAELGPEHRDNLVAVLRAIAGARSVRTAISPVWTMPGVEATTGRLTSEAQRIIDDARMSIVCSSFNFTPHSGMWTALKNAAVRPGLSVTVYLDAHAGSPTTVAAHLPYATVLRTLTLPGNHQPVVSHAKFIVVDHAITLLTSANFSYSAENTNIELGLLVHDTGLAGSIETLLRSKHGILYERVT, encoded by the coding sequence ATGTCTACTGACCCCTACACGGCGCTCGGCGCCTTCCTGACCGCCTACGAGGCACAACGACTCGCCACCGTCCTACAAGCCGGCGGCACCTCTGGCCAGGCACTGAAAGAAGTGCACGCCGCCCGCCGCGGCGAGGCGAGGCGCCTACTTCTCGCGGCCGAACTCGGTCCGGAGCACCGGGACAACTTGGTCGCCGTACTCCGGGCCATCGCCGGAGCACGATCCGTCCGGACCGCCATCTCCCCCGTCTGGACCATGCCCGGCGTCGAAGCTACGACCGGCCGGCTCACCAGCGAAGCTCAGCGCATCATCGATGACGCGCGCATGTCGATCGTCTGCTCCAGCTTCAACTTCACGCCGCACTCAGGCATGTGGACTGCCCTCAAGAACGCCGCAGTGCGTCCCGGCCTGAGCGTCACTGTGTACCTCGACGCCCACGCCGGCTCCCCGACAACCGTCGCAGCCCACCTGCCGTACGCGACCGTACTCCGGACGCTGACCCTGCCCGGAAACCATCAGCCGGTGGTCAGCCATGCCAAGTTCATCGTCGTCGACCATGCAATCACGCTGCTGACCAGCGCGAACTTCTCCTACAGCGCCGAGAACACCAACATCGAGCTGGGGCTACTTGTGCATGACACCGGTCTCGCCGGATCGATCGAAACGCTCCTACGCAGTAAACATGGCATCTTGTATGAGCGAGTCACATGA